From the genome of Podospora bellae-mahoneyi strain CBS 112042 chromosome 2, whole genome shotgun sequence:
GGCCCGGTGATGACATTGAGCTTGCCAATCTTAAAGTCAACATCGAGGTCGAGCAGGCGGAACGCCATAGATCCATCGTCTTGTACAGTGGACTTGCTACCCCAGATGAAAGTGGCGTTTCTGAAGCCGATGGCTCTCTCTCCGTTCTCGTCAATGTTGTCTTCACCCAGCTGCTCAAACTTCTCAGTCTCCTCCTCGGAGAGAAACTCCTCAATACGATCAATAGAGACTTTGGACTCCTGAACGTGGGCGATCATGTCACCAAGCTGATCGAGGGGGTACCGGAGAAGCATGAACAGAGAAATGGCGGTAAAGGCGACGGAGGGATACAAAGGCTTCTTCTCAATGACGGTGTAGACAAAGAACGAGAAGAAAGTGATCAAGATGGGAACGGTGTTCCAGACGGCCACCGCAGCAGCCCAAAGCATGAACCTCTTGCGCAAAGCCTGTAGCTCAGCTTTCCTCTTCTCGTCAACGATCTTGGCGAAACGATGCTCCCAGGCAAAGTACTTGATGATGCGGATATTTTGTAGGACCTCGTTGGTCGTATGGATACGCTTGTCGGTGGCGCTCATAATCTTCTTCTGGGTCTTGTTGAAGCCCTTGCCGAAGGCAATGTTGACTGGGAGAAGCAGAGCCATGACAATGAAGCCCGGGATGGCACTTAGACCCATGACCTGgtagagaagaagaatggaCACGATCAGCTGAGTAGGAGCAGACGCGACCAGGAAGTGCAAGTAGGCCGTGACCTCAGACACCTTGAAACTGTCAACCGACAtcaagttgatgatggtgccgtTGTTGGCCTGCTCGTCAGCgtcggcagccttggcgTCCTTCTTGGAAGCATCAGCCTCCTCGTTTGCGGTAGCCTGgctttccttcttcccgAGCCCCAACAGCCTCTTGGCCTTGGAGATGATGCCGTCCTTCTTTGGGGtctcgtccttcttcttgtcagcCCCAAGCGCGGAGTCTTTGCCCGCAGCTGCCTTTCTCCGCAATGCCTTGGCATAAATCTCGCCGACCAGGATAGCTCGAATGTTGATGCAAATCTTGCGGCCAATCCACAAGGCCTGCGCATCTCCAACAGACCGGATGATGTCCGTGACAGGAAGTAAAATAACATAGAGCCACAGGACGTTCCTGGGTGCTTCGGTTGGATTCTCGACGTATTCCAAAATGGCCTTGAGAAGGAGAGTGGGCGCAAACGTGAAGACACCAGACACGATGGCCCAGGCAGCCTGGGCAAAAAGCATCCCCTTGAAGAACTTGACCAAATGGAAGGCCAGCGAGGTGGTCTTCTTGGCTTGGCGATAAGCAGCGAGAATAGTAGCGGCCTTGTCCCTAGGAAGCAGATTCCAGACTCGTTTGAGCTCTAGTGGTTCTCTCCAGCCATCCCACACGATCGAGTCGACCCAGGAGAAGGTGTAGTGCGAGAACAGCGAAGCCAGGTTTTCACGACCGGGCGGAATGCCATCTTCCCACTCCAGAAGCACCGTTTTGTTGCCCTTCCGGGTGCTGATAGCCATACCAAAAAGAACAGAGGTCAAGGCAAACTCGGTCATCACCAGAACCTGCGTCATCTGAGAGACCGTGTGAATCAAGACTGATCGGAAGAGAACCAGGGCGAAGAGCCACTGGCAGCTGTAGATGGCGGCCGTGTGATTCCACAACCTCGGGACCCGCCATTGGGTATTTCCCAGGAAAAGTCGGAGAGTTGCAAGGAGCAGGACATAGACCCAGACAGTCAGGCCAGCAATACCAGCCAGGCCGTTCTTGACCTCGACGTCGTACAACAATCCGATCACATTGACAGCGACCAGGCCTGCAATAGCAAGCTCCTCCACGACCACAGAGAGAGTCTGCCCGGGTGGTGTATCAGCTTGCACGATGGATCCCTTGGTTGTGGTTTTGACCAGCGCAAGCCGGCCGCCATTGATGACCAGaccctcatcgtcgtcgcttTCGAGTGTTGGCTCTTCATCGACCGGGAGGTCTGTGTGGTTCGGAGGCGAAATCGGAGTGATGCCATTGGTGAGAGGGTCGTATCCTCGGCTTCGTTTTAACCTGACGGCGCGGAAAGTGTTGTGCAGAGCGAGCTGGAGAAACGAGATTCCTATTACGATTAAGGGCAGCAAGACACTAAGATAGCTACAGGTTGAAGCGAGCAAGACTGTCAGCGATTATTCTTTTTTGACGGAGTGCAACAGTAGGGACCTACTCCTGCTTGAAGCATTGTGTAAAATCGTCGGTCCGCCATATGGGCCACGAGCACGCGGCGAAAGCCATTTCGGCCGCGTTGTCGTGGCGCAACCACGAAATCGTAATGTTGGTGACTGTCTCGGATACGTGTGTCTGTCGTTCGTCAATTGGAACCAGACGTCGGTGTTGCGCGGGGGAAGACGTCTGGGAAAACGTCGTTgattggtggtggacgggaagaaaacaagaaaatgGGAAATGCTTCCCTCTGAGATCGCCAGCAATGGGGAAAAGTGAGAATCCTGGACGGGTCCAGCGGCGGTTTAAACGCTGGAACTGGAACTGGAACTTCGTTGTCATTTGGCACTAGTCTGGTGGGGTTGGTCTAGGGTGGTCCTGGAAAAAGGCAGCTGCAATGGTAAGCAAAACTACCTATCTTCCACTATCTCCCACACACAGCGCATGTACTGTATCTGTCCGCTTCCGCGAGTATAGCTATATCTTGAAGAGATATGCCGACGACGCACGGGAGCACGCAAAGGAACTTGAGCCATCCACCACGGCGGGAGGGGTCATAGGTTCGTAGCCGGGCCGGGAATGTATTTCATGGGCGGGAGATCTATACGCCCACCTACTGAGTGATGAGAGAGGGGTCCCGAGCAACAGTCCCGACGGGTTtcagcaaaagaaaaaacacacCGTGCCCTCTGACTGCCGATAAATAGGATAGCAATATCATGGTGGTCTGTGGCGTCTAAGACCGTTCTCTGTCGCACTTGCAGCCTTCTTCGATGGTCCAGAAGCTGAGCCAGGTGGGGAGCTTACCAAATGAGGGCCATCGATGATGTCAGATGTTCCCTGCAACCCAGCAGAGTATCCCGCCGAGCCGAGTCAAGGCccttgtcttttttctttgccGTAGAATTTTAGGATTACACAAAGTATTGTGCGACCATTGGTGCTACATCTCGTGCTCTGCTCTGTGAGTCTGAACATCTAGATACGACTAGCTAGGCGGTGACATGACTGTTCGGCCTAGGAGCTGCTTATACATGCACATAGATGCTTGGTGCTTACACCCTGCCTAATGCGACTCCGTCCGCCAACCAGCAACCCCTGGTGGTCGCAGCACGAAGCTTTGCGCTAGGAAGGCCACCTGCATCCGCTGGTGGGGCCGCAAACGTCGAGAAGCCCGATTTTTCGTCCGTTCAGCCAGCGTTTTGCACTTTGCCAGAGCCTCCGTTACACACAAGACTCGAGAAAGGTCTGATACATAATATATGAGCTATAACATCAAACTATCTCGGTACTGTCACTCTTGCTTCTCAGTGCAGAGGTATCATGCGAACAAATGTACATGCAACATCGTCTCCCGTCCGTGCAAAAAGAATACTCATCCAATTGACCGCGAGGTACTTGCATATGAGCCCCTCAACGATCTCATCATGATCCttctcaccaacctcatcctctttTTCAAACGGATCTCGTTCGCCGACATGATCCTTCTCACCGCCGTACTTCTTTTTCTCATAGTAATCCTCCTCAAGGCCATCACTTTTCCTAAGCTCTTCATCTTACGTAccttttcccttcttctcactACCCTCAGCTCTTCATCAACCTGCTCTCATGTCTTGCGGCCACAGCCCTCCAGCACAGTCAGGAtttctttgctttgcttCTCGAGGTCTTTATCATCGAGCCAGTGCTGTGAGAGAGGAGCATAATTTAAATCGCCGTAATATGTCCGCAACAGCCAGAGGGCAGCGAGGTCAGGATTTGTCTAACCACGCCTTGGGAACCCACTCTCTCCAGGAAGTTTCATTGCAGTATGCCCTCCTTCTGTCATTTTCTATGAAGTTCCAGGAATATCCATATATACAAGCTTTCAAGGGCCAGTGACGAAGAATAGAGGAGTAGCGGTCTCCGCCAAATTTGTCATGAGCTGTCAGAATTGCttgttggaggttgatgatcGCGACGGTCCCGTCCTTTCTGACTAGAATTGTCGTGTGGCTTGACCTTACTGTGTATAATatcacaccaccaccaaaggctCGTTGTCGGCATCCATAAGATGTTTAAAAGTTCTGAAGGCAAGGGCTTGCCAGTCTTTCTCTTAGATTTGCGGATGAGTTTCGACATGGGCTGGGCGTCGTCGAGCTTTTAGAGGAGCATCATGCGAACTGGTTGGTAGCCTTCCTTGGACTCGGGGCAAGGGTGGTCTATGGTCCACGAGCCGTAGAATTTGAGTGTGCCTCTGGTGAGATCTGGATGCTCTTGGGCTGCTTCGCGAACCAAGGAGTAGGCCTCTGATTCAAGCGCGTAGTCCATATCAGCCCGGGGTGGCGCAATCCGGACGGAGGCAGGCCATCCCCCGCTGGGTTGCAGACAAAGGTATCGTCCAAGGAGATGAGGTAATAAGCTGCATCGTAGATCTTGGCAACACATTCCCGGGGGGCTTGTTCCCTTTCTCCAGGTAGTTGAACTCTTTCCGTCACGGCGATTGGGCCGTTGTATCGGTCATCATCAAGAGGGAGCTTGGGGTCCTTCAGTGCAAGGCTGGCACGGGTCTCGTTCGGATAATTACACTTCCAGCCAGGGATGTAATAGTCGGGGTCGTATTCGTCATCTTCCGTGTTGTCTTCTTTGTTGTCcttcttgtcatcatcgtcctcgtgCCCCGAATCCTCGTCATAATATATGGGCTTTGGACTAATGACAGCCTTTCTGATAGTAAATTCAAACGTATCGTCGCCAATCTTTCCGCTAATGGGCGGGTTGTCAAGGGCATATTCCACCCGGTCTGCTCGCACCCGAGGCTCACAGCCGAACTCTCCATAATTGTGGTATTCTcgctctccctctccataGTGGTGGTAATTTACCACTCCAAATGTTCCAGGGGGTTCGTGTGTTCGGATGGAGAAGGTGTGAACCCTTCCATGTATGGGTGAGCCTCATGCTGCATCTTGCTCGCTCCCATGCTATTGACGTGACTTGCTTGGGTACTTGTTGGATAGCTAGCCACAAGGAGAGGGATAGATAATACCAGCAACCGACGACAGAAATGGCTGCAGATGGGAGCTCGAGactgggtggtggatgtcCGTTGCTTCGAAATTCAACAAGTTCGAATTTCAGGTTGAGAAAGTGAGAAGATATGGAAAGTGATTGAGAAAGTGAGAGCGAAGAGTGCCTTGAATATGTGCGAGGAACAACTATTTAAACCTTCCTTCCTGAAAAACTTTAAAAACAGTTGAAGGTCATGTTCGAAGCTCTTTTCAGAGCCTCAATACGAGACGCCACGCTGAAACACACTAAGGCAGACCATGGCGTAATCACACAACACCCCTCCGGACTGTAGCTTATGCTAAATGTGCCTACTTACTATCTTGAAAAGTCTTTCAACTGCACTGAAACACCTCTCGACCGTTCTAGAAGGCGTATTGACATACTTTCACGACGTCGTCACTCTGATCACAGGCCTCTCAAAACTTTTGAAAGGCCTATAGAGTAGGTACCTACTATCCTTCAAGACCTATAAATCATCTGTTAAGGTTTTGAAAGATAATTACTACGCCTCTCGACTTTCTTTCAATACCTCTCGACTATCTTTTCAACACATAGTATATATTTCAAGGTTTTCATATACCATTCGGAGGCATATTcactatctttcaaggcatATTAATTCTGTTTTGAAGCCGTGATTCCAATTTGTAATCTCTATTATTTTATCCACGACGTATCTATTGCCAGCCGTCACGGTGGGTTCTTTCCACATTGTTGTGTTCAAAATAGGGTCACAAACTGAGGAGAAAAAGATTGTGGTGTTTCTCAGGCTATGTATGCTGCCAGAAATCCCCCCCCATTTATCCCCACTACCCATGGCTTCATCCTACCTGCCGTCACGATCTAAGCATgattcaccctcctcatcagagcTCCCTACGTCATTCAGCTCAAGCAACTGACCGGCCTCCTGCTCAACCACAGACTTTCGATCTAGCTTTTCAAGAAGCCACAAAATTTCTTCGCTTCTGTTCGTGTGATCCTCGAGGTCAACAAAATGCCTCGAAAGAGGACGGCACCGGTAGTCGTTGTAATAGTTCTCAAGCAACCACAATCCCGCCCCCTCCGGATTCTCCAGCCATGACCACGGCACCATCGGTCATACGTTCGAAATATGGCTTCCTGAAAATTGATTACAACGGCAGTGCCGTCCTTTTTGATGGGAACGCCGTGAGGCTGAAGTTCACGATGGTCGATTTGACACCACTACCAGAGCTCGTTGTATGCGTCTATCACGCAGTCCGGTTCTATACCATCATCCGCTTTCGGCACTCCATATCCCAACTGACTGGATAGTACGCACTATCAGAGATCTTGGCGATATATTCTTGGGGCGTTTCCTCGCCCGAAAGCTGGACGCTGCCGGCAACTACGATGGGCCCATTATACTCATCATCGTcgaggggaagatggggattTCGGCGTTGAAGACTGGGAAGGTCTGCATAAGAGTAGTCCTCTTCGTAGTCCTTATCGTAAGGCCAGTCCTTGGACCCAGAATCGTCTTGGTAATCGTGAACACCAACTCCTCGCTACCAGGAGGACACGTCTCGAGTGGGGGATTTCCGCAGCAAATTGTAGTTGAGCCCCTCTCGTGTGAGGAAAGTGGCGACCGTAGTTGTTCACCTCCCTGGCCCATTTTCCACAGTAGGCATACCCATACGTCTCTCCAAACGGACTTGGAAGTACATGTGAATTGATGCGAAAGTCGTGCCGTTTGGTGTAAGGGTGTTCTTCTGGATCCTGCTTTTGCTCCATGTTGAATTTCTTGTAAAGGCTCAGATGTTGATAGAATTAAGGGGAACAAAGCTGGGATGTACGCAGCAGGGAGCAAAGGAAAAATCACAGCTGCAGGTACCTGGCTGAAGCCACGAGCACCTCAAAACTCTAAACCTCCATTCAAATCCCCTCTGGAATCTTTGATGGCGTATGGCTGCAGAGTGGCTTCGACTGGACTCCGCAGTTTTACTTACCCATCACACAGCGTAATCGAGGGCAAATGCATTCGTGGTAGTCGCGCGAGCAGCCGGAGCTTAGAATGAGTCAAGACCGTGACGACATGCTTCGATAACCAGGCTGCCGAGTAGCCTTGTGAAGGTCACTGGTTCGAGGGGCCCATGTGTACGAGGTGTGGCATCGACACATGGAACTGATCTTCGTGAGCAAGCGAGGCAGCAGCGCAAGCAAACCAAAGTGTCTGGTGAAAATTTAAAATCGGGGTTTGAAACTTAATTCAAACGGAGGCTTCCCTAGAATGAAAGTTTCGGTTAAGTAAAAGGGCAACGCCTCCCGCTCCTTGCGAACGGCATCCCGACTCGGCCTTTTTTCAACGCCTTTCAGATGCGGCGTCCTAAGATGATAGCTTGACGGTCGGAAAGAAAGCCGGAAGAAAACAAAGTTCTATTGGGTCTTGCCGGGAAGTCTCGGGTATACATGAGTCTCTCGGTTACCAAAATTCTCTTCATcatttttctctctttgttCACCGTATTAATAAGTGTTCAAGCTAACACACTTACTATCCAATTCCCCAGCGAGTCGAAGAGCCTCAAGCTCCACCTCTGACTTACGGCCTAACTGCTCAAGCAGTTGCAGTAGTTGTGAAGCCAGTTCCTTATGGTGTTCATTGCCAAGGAATGATTCGTCCAAAGGGCTGAACCGGGAGTCATTCTGGTAGGTTCCCAACAACCAGATCCCTGTCTCCTCTGGATTTTCCAACCAGGACTCCGgaacccactcctcccatGGACCTGTTTCCGTATCCTCGGGATGTTCTGCCTCCACAAGCTTCCACAATGGTACGCCGTAGGAATCAGCTTCAAAGGGCCAATACCGCCACACAGGTGATGTGTGCTCGCCCATGGCTTTGAGCTCGTCTTCTGAAATGTCGGGGTGCACCGTATGAGGATGCCGAAGAAATTTCATATCTCCAATGAACGAATGGAGAATTGCTCGGTTGAGCTTAATGATTTTAGCAGTGCCGTCCTTGCATACCAACACATCGTATGGGCGCAACTCATAGCAATTGAtctcacaccaccaccaaagttCCTCATTTGCGTCGGTCAGACtcttgagggtgttgagccTGTCGAATTCGGGAAGTAGAGGAAGGCCTGCCTTGTGCTGTTTCGCCTCCCGGAGAAGCTTTGACATGGGTTTGGCGTCCGCTTTCTCCAACAGGACCATTTGGACCCATTGATGCCCCGCTGGTCCAGGTTGAGCAAAGGTCCATGAGCCATGGAACCCAAGCGTAGCTCGGCCGGTCCTAGCTGTGGCGACTTCCGAATCAGTTGGTATGCCGCGGCCTCAGCGGCATAGTCGAAATCGGTCCGAGTTGCGCAGTCTGGAGCGACTCCATCATCTGGGTATCTTACCGCTCTCCAAACTTCAGCCTCAAGGCTAACCGGGTAGTAAGCCTCATCATAAATCCTGGCAACATACTCTCGTGGTGCTTGATCACCACGAAGTTGAACCTTTCcgacaaccacaaccgcaCCGTTGTACGGCTCGTCACCTAGTGGCAGATGTCGATCCTTTCCCCTAAGCTCGGGGAGTTCCTCAGGGCAGTAACGGCCCCCGGATGACGTAGTCTGGGTAATATTTGAGACGGCCATCACTTTCTTCGTATAAAAGCgctggggggtggtgatggcgatcGTCGAAAGACTGTTGTTTGGGGCTAGTGACAGTTTTTTGTAATCGTGAACTCAAAAGCCCCAGAGCCTAGCGGAACAGTTTCAACTGGGGGGTTGTCAAAGACATACGATATTTAAGCGTCGAGGTGAGAAGGAAAACCATCATCGCCTTGGTAGTTGTTCCATTCCCGGGGCGACTCCCCGTAGAAGAACCCGTGCTGGAATCCAAATGGCTGCGGAGGTTCGTGTGTTCTGATAGAAAGGACGTTACCCTCCCTGTATGGGTGCATCTCCATTGTTGTCTGAGATTGGCTGAATAAAAAAATGGGGATCGAGACACCTATGCGCGGACTGAATGTTGCTGGACATTGACTTGAATTTGCTTGGTGAGCCCTGCGAGAATTGAGTAATAACCCGAGTCTGagccagcaagaagagggaCCAGAGGATAGCAGTTCCTGTTGGAGTGGACAATTAAATAAGGTTGATTGATTTTGAAGTAGCTTTCGGTAGGAGCTAAGATTTTAAGCTTTAAACAACCTtcagccaaccaaccacatcagagaaaaaagaaatggAGGCTGCTCTTTTGGTTAAGGGCTTTGAACTAAGATGTTCCTATTATCTTTGGGCCCTTGCTTCAAGTTGCAGTCTATTATTTTGTCCATGACCACATGCCAAGGACCTGAGAAACTGCTTGACCATCGAGTGAGTGTGAATCTTTTTTTCAACTGAACATCAGAGGGAACTCCCACAATAACATTTGTTTCAAGACAGCTGATTTTGAGTTCAAAACGGCCGACAAAAACGGTCAGCACACCGACCGTTATCTCAAGTAACTCTTACACAACATCCGACTGCGGTGAAGGTACTAGAAGACACAAATCCTGCCTCTCCCACATGGGAGCCACCTCTGGCTGCATGTACACGCTGTCCTGCATATAGGATTGGTCCATCTTGCACCATCCATCAGCACACAAACGTTGCCGTGTCACCTGCCCTTTGAGCTTGCCGAACCCATATCCGCTTCGTATATACAGGCTACCCAAACATCCAGACGTTAATGTACACTATCGCACCCTCATCGGAAATCGTCACCCATTCGTAACCTGTTTCTGGAGAACAATCCCGAGCGCCTGAGCCCCTGACCATTCCACGCTATCAAGCATCTAACAAATTGACTTCCTGGGTAATAACCTCCTGATGCAATACGCCCCCCCGCCCACTTTTAGGAAGCCTCCCTTTATGACATTTGCTTTTAATACAGTACACGGCGGCCCATGATCAACTCCCCCAGGCCATTACAAACAACAATAAATCAAAAAATGTGTATATGGTATATGTTCCGGTAGTCCTTTCGTATCGACGACCTCGCTGAGATCATGACATCGTGGCTACCTAACTTCATTTATATGGGAAAAAACAGAAGCACAAGCGTGCTATCCGCTATTTTTAACCCATGATCATCCCCTTCATGCCGGACAGATCACCCTCCTTGGCAGCGATCTCGAAGTACCCATAGATGATGCTGGATACACAGGTTAGCATGATGTACAACTTGAAGAGTGGAGATGTGGGTAAACTTACGTAACAGCAAGAAGAGTTCCGGTACCGGAGCCGAGCGCACCCATGAGGTCGCTGGCAACAGAGAGAGCACCAATGCAGGCGCCACCGAAGGCAGCGGCAGTGGGGATAATGCGCTTGAGCTCCTTGTACATGCTCTGCTCACGGTGGCCAGCCATAACGAGACCCTGGTCCTTGAGTTGCTTGGCAACATCGCGGGGGCTGGAGCCAGAAACCTCAATCCAGGTCTTGGAGAAGACCGCGCAGGCGGTGAGCATGTAGGCAATGTAGACGAAGGTGTGGATGGGGTCAAGCATGGCGTccttgaagttgaggggAGGAGACATGTAGTAGACGAGACCGGAGATGGCAGAGAGCTGCGAAGAGCCGTCCTTGGCCTCCCAGACACCGAAAAGACGGACCAGAAGGTTCTCGGAGAAGCGAGAGTAGAGCATCTGGCTGATCAGGAagatgttggaggagagggcggacTGAAGCATGATGGGCATGTTTGAGGTGTAAAACAGGCGGATGGGGTACGAGCCACGAGCACCACGCTGGCGGGACGACTTGACAGGGATCTCGACGCGGAAGCCCTGGAGGTAGATGACAGcggcgaagacgaggagggtggcgaggaggttcATGATGTTGGGCAGGTTTTGTCTGTAGAAAGCCTCCTGGAGAGCTCTCTGCTTGTTGGGCCAGGTcatgaggaggtggaagagagcGATAACGGCACCCTCGTACTCGGGGCCACGGCCGGTGTTGAtcgaggtgggggagaaagCCTTCCACATGATAGACTCGCAGATGTTGGTGGCAATGAAGAGCGAGATACCGCTGCCCAGACCATAGCCCTTCTGGAGGAGCTCATCGAGGAGAATGACGATCATGCCAGCAAGAACCAGCTGAAGGATCAGGAGGAAGACAATACCGGCACCGAGATCGCTGGGAGGGCCGTAGAGACCGGTGAAGACGTAGACAGTGGCGGTACCAACGGAGAGAATGAGGGCGAAGAGCTTCTGGGCGGTTTGGTAGAGCTCACGGTCGGACTtgaggtcgaggttgacatCGATCATGTGGGTGCCGGCAAGAAGCTGGAAGACCATGCCAGACGAGATAATGGGAGTGATACCCAATTCCATCAGTGTACCACGGTTactcgccatcatcatgcgCAGCCAGTATAGAGGATCGGATGTGTCTGACGAGACAATGCCGTAGAGGGGCATCTGgctcatcaccaagaagatGAGCAGTGTCAAGCCAGTCCACATCAACTTTTGGTTGAAGGGAATCTTGGTCTCTGGCTGCTGAACCTCGGGGAGGAACGGCACAAAGGGCTTGACCAGGTCGAGAAATCGTACTGCATGGCGAAGACTGGTCAGCGCAACTGTCGCAAACGGGAGCTTCTCAGGTGGGAGCTGGCGATGCTAGAGGGCGGAACCGGCAAAAGGAGATGCCAATTGCAAAGGCGCAAAGCTCAAAAGAGGCGGGAcagctgttgttgggcgaggttgatggcCAGCGCGAAGCTGTCGTCATGACGCGCCAGGGAAGTGGGCAGACAGGTCAGGCCAGGTCAGGTACTTACAAGAACTCATGGTGGGCAGTGGGAtgtggaaagagaaaaaaataaattagTAAACCATccagaagaaaaggaagggcGTCAGTGAGCGACAACGACTCTTGGGGATGGCGAGTGTCGTCGGCGCAATtgggggaagaaaaaaaggaagaaggTGATGCTCAGCTCTGGATATGGAGCAGAGGAGGCGGCTGCGTAGAGATCTGGCTTCAAAAGTTATTCTGTGATGTGTCCAATTTCGAATGGATCCACACGTGACCCCTGACCACCCAAAACGCTGCGCACGTCCCCCTTTCCCTGTGCAGCGACCAGCCTGCGGCCAGCTCCGACCAGACCAAGCTTTTTGCCAAACACCAAGGGTCCCCTTCTCCAATTGGCCGTTGGAGAGACATGGGGAGCCTCACATTCACTTCAAAGTGAATTTGGAgctggaaaaagaagagaatcTCATCAAAATTATGAGCTGGCTTACCTATCCATAGTTGGCTGGCCGcacacaacaacatcccTTCCTACCTCCCACATGAAGTTCTTTCTGCAAACTCTGCGACTCTTCTCCACAGCATCCCGCGTGCAGATACCAGTATCAAAAGCACCACAAATCCCCATTATCAAGAGAATGAAGCCTCTCATTATCATCTATGGGTCAACCGGCACCGGCAAGTCAGATGTAAGTGCATCTCATCTAGCCTTGGCGTCCGTTGTTGACCACTGTCCCATAATAGCTCGCCGTTGAGCTGGCCACCCGCTTCAACGGCGAGGTCATCAACGCCGATGCCATGCAAATGTATAAAGGcctgcccatca
Proteins encoded in this window:
- a CDS encoding hypothetical protein (COG:S; EggNog:ENOG503P60V), which codes for MAVSNITQTTSSGGRYCPEELPELRGKDRHLPLGDEPYNGAVVVVGKVQLRGDQAPREYVARIYDEAYYPVSLEAEVWRAVRYPDDGVAPDCATRTDFDYAAEAAAYQLIRKSPQLGPAELRLGSMAHGPLLNLDQRGINGSKWSSDAKPMSKLLREAKQHKAGLPLLPEFDRLNTLKSLTDANEELWWWCEINCYELRPYDVLVCKDGTAKIIKLNRAILHSFIGDMKFLRHPHTVHPDISEDELKAMGEHTSPVWRYWPFEADSYGVPLWKLVEAEHPEDTETGPWEEWVPESWLENPEETGIWLLGTYQNDSRFSPLDESFLGNEHHKELASQLLQLLEQLGRKSEVELEALRLAGELDSKCVSLNTY
- the SEC61 gene encoding translocon subunit (COG:U; BUSCO:EOG092620E4; EggNog:ENOG503NWHW) — protein: MSSLRFLDLVKPFVPFLPEVQQPETKIPFNQKLMWTGLTLLIFLVMSQMPLYGIVSSDTSDPLYWLRMMMASNRGTLMELGITPIISSGMVFQLLAGTHMIDVNLDLKSDRELYQTAQKLFALILSVGTATVYVFTGLYGPPSDLGAGIVFLLILQLVLAGMIVILLDELLQKGYGLGSGISLFIATNICESIMWKAFSPTSINTGRGPEYEGAVIALFHLLMTWPNKQRALQEAFYRQNLPNIMNLLATLLVFAAVIYLQGFRVEIPVKSSRQRGARGSYPIRLFYTSNMPIMLQSALSSNIFLISQMLYSRFSENLLVRLFGVWEAKDGSSQLSAISGLVYYMSPPLNFKDAMLDPIHTFVYIAYMLTACAVFSKTWIEVSGSSPRDVAKQLKDQGLVMAGHREQSMYKELKRIIPTAAAFGGACIGALSVASDLMGALGSGTGTLLAVTIIYGYFEIAAKEGDLSGMKGMIMG